The genomic stretch tgctgttcttgtctttttgaaatgtgaagcccaactggacctgagaagaagataaactgtaaaacatcagctcaaagcactctggaataaatatataatatattcatatctgctgaatatatcgactaacacatgtgcatgtatattttgctttaaggtcccacatgtgaacacgtccccatcggctcttatcaatcaaaccttcagtcaaacctgaggaggaagtttatgtgtgtgcaggaaggctgcgatGAGAAGGCAGACGAGCAACGActggacgacgtctacacacacagctgtacgtcaccaccGGTGGCGACATACATATCATtgctcagcacgaggtcactcagattgacatggttgggaacccttcagacacagaacaacccattagtcccagtgacctgtttacacctccagctgggaaatataaacccataagaactgttctgaccaacggaaatgcaggaattggcaaaacctttctaatccgcaagtttgtgttggactgggcagaacaacgagccaatcaagacgtgcatctcatattgccgttcacctttcgccaGCTGAACCTGTTGAGGGGGACACGCCtatccttggctgaactcactcataagtgcatccaagagtccagggccattcaaatagaggctcttaacagcatctttacagctctgcagtcctcaggagacgccaattttgacaattgtaaattcaagcttctgtttatcttggatgggctggatgagagccgactagaaatggacaccagaaccaatgaattccaggaggcggatatagatgtgaaggcaccgtgctcggtggaggtcctgctcacaaacctcattaacagaagtcttctcccctccgctcgactctggataaccacgaggcccgcggcagccaatcagatccatccggattttgtggacatgaggacagaggtgcgagggtttactgacgtgcagaaggaagagtactttaggaggaagttcaaggacgaggagcaggcgtgcagcatcatctctcacatcaaggcatctcaaagcctccatatcatgtgtcacatcccaatcttctgctgggtcactgcaaaggtttttaAGAATGTGTTGAAGATGCAagaagagctgcccaagactctcacagcgatgtacatctccttcctggttgttcagtccacaccgaaaaacaagagaggagacgggaaagctccacaatggagtccagagagctgtgagatgattccaattctggcaaagctggcatttgaacaactgcagaaaggcaatgtgatcttctacgagtccgatctaagagactgtggcatcaccgtcaggtcggctgaggcctactcaggagtgttcacgcagatgttcagaagggagcgaggactgttcaaggaggaggtgttctgctttgtccatctgagtgttcaggagtttctcgctgctcttcatgtacatttgacattcaccaattttggcaccaacatactgtcagaaaacataaccttattacgttatttacgCTCTAAACTGCCCaacatcaaaatcaaacaaactgttttttaccagtgtgcggtggacgaggccttgcaaaatgaaaaaggacacctggacctgttcctgcggttccttttgggtctttctctgccgaccaatcaggctcttctacgaggtctaattaacggtgaaggcagctcagagcccaatcaggaaatcatggctacatcaaggagaagattggagagaatctgtcctcagagagaatcatcaacctgttccactgtctgaacgagctgaacgatagttcactggtccaggaggttcaacagaacctcagatccggaagattgacaacagaaagtctctcctctgctcagtggtcagctcttggcttcatattactgtcctcaggacaagacctggagatgtttgacctgaagaaatactctgcttcagagtgggttcttctgagactgctgccagtggtcacagcctgcacaAAAGCCATGtaagtgtctgcaggtgttctgcaggtgtctgcaggggtctgcaggtgtctgcaggtgtctgcaggtgtctacaggtgttctgcaggtgtctgcaggtgttctgcaggtgttctgcaggtggtctgcaggtgtctgcaggtgtctgcaggtgtctgcaggtgtctgcaggtgtttgcgggtgttctgcaggtgtctgcaggtgtcgcaggtgttctgcaggtgtggtgcaggtgttctgcaggtatctgcagtgtctgcaggtgtctgcaggtgtctgcaggtgttctgcaggtgttctgcaggtgttctgcaggtgttctgcagggttctgcagttatctgcaggtgtctgcaggtgtctgcaggtgttcagcaacacgcatcacatctggcagcgttttaggcagtcgcagtagttactccaagaactgatttcattccgtatcattgcaccttccgtcctcataaaggtcaactaaagaaataagcctgcgtccctgattgtgcaggagagaaccagaaggatttcctgctttcttcttcttttcttttttcaggttgagtcactgcaatctgagggagaggagttgtgaagctctgtcccccgtcctcagcgcctcctcctctagtctgctagagctggacctgagtgacaatgacctgagggattcagggctgaacaagctctctgttggtctgaagagtccaaactgccggctggagatcctcaggttagtgctccttatcagcatcatcagtttttctaaatggcagcttgaaatgttggttatcttccaaaaagaggaaatatctttaccaaaaatgccgaccagccgaccactgttcactcccacagcttttaaaatgacttagtctggttctggttctgtgcttcgctccccagtcaggtccaggccccgacacatgacccagaactttgcataaatgagctgttaattagtgagcagtgtgtgtgtgtgtgtgtgtgtggtgtgtgtgtgtgtgtgtgtgtgtgtgtgtgtgtgtgtggtggatgtgcttgcatgcaggttatcgggctgtctcatcacagcagaaggatgttcttctctggcctcagcgttgaggtccaacccaacccatctaaaagaactggacctgagcttcaaccatcctggagatgttggaacgaagcagctctctgctgttctggaggatccagagttgagcctggaggttctcaggtagatgcaaacaccctccctaaaatgaagacctgactatttattgatgagcgaTGTACATCgacttcctggttgttcagtccacactgaaaaacagagagaggagacgggaaagctccacaatggagtccagagagctgtgagatgattccaattctggcaaagctgccatttgaacaactgcagaaaggcaacgtgatcttctacgagtccgatctaagagtctgtggcatcaccgtcaggtcggctgtggcctactcaggagtgttcacgcagatgttcagaagggagcgaggactgttcaaggaggaggtgttctgctttgtccatctgagtgttcaggagtttctcgctgctcttcatgcacatttgaaattcaccaattctggcaccaacatactgtcagaaataataaccttattacgttatttacgctctaaactgttcaacatcaaaatcaaacaggctgattattaccagtgtgcggtggaggaggccttgcaaaatgaaaaaggacacctggacctgttcctgcggttccttttgggtctttctctgccgaccaatcaggctcttctacgaggtctaatttacggtgaaggcagctcagagcccaatcaggaaatcattggctacatcaaggagaagattggagagaatctgtcctcagagagaatcatcaacctgttccactgtctgaacgagctgaacgatagttcactggtccaggaggttcaacagaacctcagatccggaagattgacaacagaaagtctctcctctgctcagtggtcagctcttggcttcatattactgtcctcaggacaagatctggagatgtttgacctgaagaaatactctgcttcagagtgggttcttctgaggctgctgccagtggtcagagcctgcagaaaagccctgtaagtgttctgcaggtctgcaggtgtttgcaggtgttctgcaggtgtttgcaggtgtctacaggtgttctgcaggtgtctgcaggtgttctgcaggtgtctgcaggtgtctgcaggtgtctacaggtgttctgcaggtgttctgcaggtgttctgcaggtgttctgcaggttttctgtaggtgtctgcaggtgtctgcaggtgttctgcaggtgtctgcaggtgtctgcgggtgttctgcaggtgtctgcggtgtttctgcaggtgttctacaggtgttctgcaggtgtctgcaggtgttctgcaggtgtctgcaggtgttctgcaggtgttctacaggtgttctgctgttctgtctgcaggtgttctgcgggtgttttctgtttctgcgggtgtctgcaggtgttctgcaggtgttctacaggtgttctgcgggtgtctgcaggtgttctgcaggtgttctgcaggtgtctgctggtgttctgcaggtgttctgcaggtgtctgcaggtgttctgcaggtgtctgcaggtgtctgcaggtgttctgcaggtgttctgcaggtgatctgcatgtgtctgcaagtgttctgcaggtgttctccaggtgtctgcaggtgtctgcaggtgtctgcaggtgttctgcagtgtctgcaggtgtctttaggtgtctgcaggtgtctgcaggtgtcaggtgttctgcaggtgtctgcaggtgtcaggtgttctgcaggtgtctgcaggtgttctgcaggtgtctgcaggtgtctgcaggtgtctgcaggtgttcagcaacacgcatcacatctggcagcgtcttaggcagtcgcagtagttactccaagaactgatttcattccgtatcattgcaccttccgtcctcataaaggtcaactaaagaaataagcctgcgtccctgattgtgcaggagagaaccagaaggatttcctgctttcttcttctattcttttttcaggttgagtcactgcaatctgagggagaggagttgtgaagctctgtcccccgtcctcagcgcctcctcctctagtctgctagagctggacctgagggacaataagctgagggattcagggc from Takifugu flavidus isolate HTHZ2018 chromosome 6, ASM371156v2, whole genome shotgun sequence encodes the following:
- the LOC130527723 gene encoding NACHT, LRR and PYD domains-containing protein 3-like translates to MVGNPSDTEQPISPSDLFTPPAGKYKPIRTVLTNGNAGIGKTFLIRKFVLDWAEQRANQDVHLILPFTFRQLNLLRGTRLSLAELTHKCIQESRAIQIEALNSIFTALQSSGDANFDNCKFKLLFILDGLDESRLEMDTRTNEFQEADIDVKAPCSVEVLLTNLINRSLLPSARLWITTRPAAANQIHPDFVDMRTEVRGFTDVQKEEYFRRKFKDEEQACSIISHIKASQSLHIMCHIPIFCWVTAKVFKNVLKMQEELPKTLTAMYISFLVVQSTPKNKRGDGKAPQWSPESCEMIPILAKLAFEQLQKGNVIFYESDLRDCGITVRSAEAYSGVFTQMFRRERGLFKEEVFCFVHLSVQEFLAALHVHLTFTNFGTNILSENITLLRYLRSKLPNIKIKQTVFYQCAVDEALQNEKGHLDLFLRFLLGLSLPTNQALLRGLINGEGSSSEPNQEIIGYIKEKIGENLSSERIINLFHCLNELNDSSLVQEVQQNLRSGRLTTESLSSAQWSALGFILLSSGQDLEMFDLKKYSASEWVLLRLLPVVRACRKALLSECNLTERSCEALSPVLSASSSSLLELDLSDNDLRDSGLNKLSVGLKSPNCRLEILRLSHCNLRERSCEALSPVLSASSSSLLELDLSNNELRDSGLNKLSVGLKSPNCRLEILRLSGCLITAEGCSSLASALRSNPTHLKELDLSFNHPGDDGTKQLSSVLEDPELSLEVLRLDHCGKERLKSGLKKYHCELSVDTNTVHRLIQVSNNRVMRTVAEDQPYPAHPERFQDCLQLLCSNSLTGRCYWEVEWTGRVWISVAYKKIQRHGSSPQSRFGENQQSWSLECSDRGYYVLHDNKSVHLPTSHPLILRESPSM